The Rissa tridactyla isolate bRisTri1 chromosome 1, bRisTri1.patW.cur.20221130, whole genome shotgun sequence DNA segment CTCCGTACTGAAACCAGAAATTGCTGTGTAGCTGCCCTACAAGACACATTAACTCGTAAAAAAGATTAAATCACCGAAGGAAAAACGCAAGTTGAATACTGTGGGGCTTTTAGCTGctgtctgtttggtttttgttttctaattgaGAGCAAGGGTATTTCCAGCAGTTCATTTTGGATTTCTCTGTTTCCTCTTCGTTTTTCTCTCAGTAACAGAACAATTCCTTTATTCCTGAGTTCTTGTTCCCTTCCTTTGATAAATTAATGAGGTGACTTGAAACCAGTGGTAAAAACAGCATAAATACAACAAAAAGAGATCAATACAGGTAATAATTTGGCAATATTAATACCTATTACAAGCCCAGAATGGATCACTATGGCATCCTAAAATGATGCTAAGTCCATCAATTGTGTGATACCTGGATTAattctgccaggaaaaaaaaaaactttcccttctctttgcttAGTCACCCATGTCTCTCTTCTTGTTTAACAAAATCGCATTTTATTTATAATCCCAGCTGCTCTGGATTAGTCCGGTGGCGTTTCCCCCGTAGTAAAATGTGTTCTCCCCTCCCCGGTGGGCCCCATCTTTTGGCCAAGCCAGCGCATTGCTGGGAGCACTCGCCCGCAGGCTCGTCCCCGGCATCCAGGAGCCAGCGGGTGGCTCTGGCAACCAAAGGGGCTCTGAACAAcatagtaaaaataaattatatcgaGGTCAGGGACATGCTCCTCTGGACCAATTTTTACCTCAGCCCTTGGGCCTGGTGTTTCCGTCAGCTGGCTCTAGGCCtgaagggtcatctagtccataaAAAACTGTTAATCACAGACTTTTTGGATAAAATTCAGGCTGTCTGGTCAGCACATTCCTGCTTTAGCACATTCCTGTTCTTACAAGCAGCCACCCTGAATTAAACCTCTACCCTTTAAGTAATTTTCTGAGGCTTCTGCCTCACAAGCCTTGACGCCATGTGCAAATCGTAGACGTTTGTTTTGCTAGCACTTCAAGGGTGTGCTGACCTTTCAGTCCTGAAAGGAAAATCTTGATAAAATCACTAATTAATGATTGAGTTTGAATCATTTGTCCCAGATACGTGGATAAACAAAGAAGCTAAAGGTCTGCCTATTAAACAGGGAAGAAAGGGTTTTCTTTGTGGAGCGAGCTTGGCTgttcaaatacataaaatggTGGTAATTGATTTATATTCAATTATTTGAGTGCAGAGAAGCAATTATAGCTAATATTTAAAGCCCAGTTCTACTGTGAAGCATTactgtgcaaaaaaaatattccttattaGTTACCGGCTAATGAAAAATGGTGGTAGGAGGATggaatttcccttttatttagAATTCACACACAATTTTACCTATCTGATCTCCGCTTTTTGTATACTGAGAACAAGGGGGCTGTTTGCTCCAGACCTAATGAATCCAGCTGACAAACCCCTGACAGGGAAGAGACCGCTGGAACTGGGAGGGGATTTATCACGGAATTGTAGCACTGGCTGGTGTTGTTCAAACAGGAGATCTGTCAGAGTCCAGCCCAACTCACAGTCACCCTCGGCTGTATTCATACAGCCAGCAGTCAAAGCAATAAACGGTATTTTAATCTGTAACTCCTGCAGCTTGGTTCAGAAAATCGCTGAGATTTCCAGAGATCTCACAAATTCACTGTGAACCTCATTCTTTAGCTGTTGGGAGGAAAGAGCACCTTTCAGGCTGCTCAGCCTCAATACCCAAAGAAGCCCTCCAGCTAGCTTAAGAGCTGAACACATCAAAGAGACGTGGGAGGAGAAGGACATATTACGAACATCACACTGAGGGAGGGTCCAGGGTAGCTCTCAAGGCCACCCTGGAGCGTTGGCTCATGCTGAACCCACCACAGAGACCCGAGTACCCTCAGCACAGGCTCAAGCTCTTCACCGCGAGGCTTGGATGACTGCCTGCGGAAGGGGCCGTGTCTGCTACGTGGCATTGAGACGGGTCATGGGCATCAGTCCCTATAAACTCATTCTTTACCTTGTAACGTAGCAGAGCCTGTATCGCAGTCTGCAAGCAAGAAAACGAGACGAGACAAAATCTGGGACACTGCTTCTCCTGCGCCAccatccctgctccagcagcctgTGTCAGGCAGGTTTCTTTACATTTGAGGAGTGTCTTGGCAACATCGAATTAAAAATTATTCACTGAGTTTTCACCACTCTGGAGGCACACAGAGGTTTAAGCAGTGGGCCTATATCTTTTATAaagctgaacaaaaataaaaaaacccaggaacGGTTATGCCCAGCTTCTACTCAAGAAATATAAAGCTGTCTGTATTCCTTACCTACAGCTACTAGTAACGTAATATTGTTGTCACCCAGCATCTCAGGTTCAGCTCACTCCCAGTCTGCCAGCAGATTTGCTTAGCTGAGCTGTGGCTGAAACAGCTGAGCTGAACTCCAGCCATTCCCGGGCTAATCAGAACGACCCCGTCTTCTCTTCAAACCATCCTCGAATACGGAGCTGGGCACCGATCACGGGCTGGAGTAACGGAGGCACAGGTGCAGTTCCCTTCGGTCCACGCAGCTAAGGGATGGCACCTATGGCAAAGAGGTAGGGTAGCAAACGGGGACAGTCACCTCTTCAGCTGGCACGGCAGGACTTACCAGAATTTGTCCAGCAGAGCCGGGCTCTGAATAACccagactgaataacaattagctGCTAAGACTGAGGCAATCCAAAATGCCCAACAGAAGACATCCCAGCACACAAAACATGCACTTACAGGAGCGCCAGAACCTGTTACTACAAAGCTCGAATCCTGTCCTCCCTCCTTTACTGCAGAGCAAtccacattttcttaaaaaaaaaaaatatataaaaatatgtgtatatatccCCCATTGTCAGGAAATACCCGGAGGGAGCACGGGATAAAGCACGGCGTTTTAGCTGCTTCAGGGAGGGTCACAGAGATTTCATAAATAAGATGTGATTCCCCCCACGTCAGAGAAGGAGAGGTGAAGGATCATTTGGGAAACATTCCTCAAATCCTACACCGGCCAATTCAAGCgattaaaaatactttccacGGACAGCAATGCAGTGATGTTGAATCTGTGATCTCCGGACAGCTGGGGGTCTGTGGACTACAACTGAAATAACCACGAAAAATAAGGCTTTGACAGTACATTTCCAATTGATATGGAGGGTGTCCAGAAAGTGTAAAAGGCTAAAAAGCTCCAGTCTGGTGAAGTAGCTCTCTGCCAGTGAGGGAGGGGAGTCCCCAAGGATAACCAAGGTTACAGTGAGGTATTGAAAAATACTATAAAACATAGAAAATAGAAGTTCTCCCCTCACCTTTCATCAGGTCACCTTTCAGCAATCCTCTCCCAATCTTTACCCACACAGATTTTGGGAGAGGGGGTCACTATACTACACTCTATTTTTTTGCTCTCTTATGTAGATGTGTTACAAAAACCGTTAGATTTTAAGTGTTTACCAATCTTAAAAATGAGGTATGAGTTTATTGCAGAGAAGGCAGGCTGCAGTCTCTTCGGCTGACACAAAGCTATCCCAAAAGTATTCCCAGCTCCCATTTCATACAGTCACATTTGTACGCGTGAGCTCCTCCGTTTCCACCTTAATTGCTTGCACGTCACCACGGAGTTACTCCTCCACCTCTTTCCTCCTGTTGCCAAGAACTGCAGAATGACCTTCTGTTTTGACATTGTTGCCAAAAGCAGTTTATTCAAaaagtcagaaaacaaaaaagaagagtttcCAATAAACACCTGTTATCTTTCTTCCCAACATCGTTTGAACAACGATGTAACCTCATCGAAGATGACTCGTCATCAGTGGGCAGGCTGTATGAGAGCAACCCCAAGCTCAGGTCGTTAAATAGCTAGCAAGCCTGTTTCAAAAGCCCATCCAAGAAAATAAAGGAATCTTTCAGCTTTCTTGAAGGAGCTTTGGAAAAGACACCGACCGTTTAAATCACAAAATATTGAGACGCAGTAATTCATGGTGAACCCTTTGTTATTCATCAGTAAATCAGCATTAAGGAGAGATCCCCTCACTTAAAAAGATAACGAAGCGTTCTTGTTGTTCCCCTTTATCATCTTTGCGTATGAAAAATTATTAGTCTGTTCATGCTTTTCCACCAAAATCTCCAATAAAATCAGATAATACATGTAAAATACACCAGCAACAAAATGGAATGTAGTATATCTGTCTGAGGAACTCAGTGCAGGCTTTGTAAAACGAAATAGTTTGATAGTCTGACCTTGATCCAGCCAAACAGAACCCACTTCCATTCAAAGGGACGCACTTCTTTTAAGACAGAAAAGCTAAAAAGGCCCAGCTTTAGTTCTTAGGGACAGACTCCTTGTAGAAGCGCCCCAGATACACCAAAATATCTTGCTCGATTACAAAAGGTTTTATTCTTACGGCTGCTCAAGATGATGCTCTTCAGTGTTTCGGTGGAGAAAGCGATTTCCCAAGGGTGCTTCTGAGCGCGGCTCTGATGTGACATTTCAGTGCCTGCGCTATTCAAGCTGGGGGAAACAACCGCAACAAAAAGAGCCCACACATGcacaaagaagataaaagatgCGGCCCCACTAGATGGCAACCCTTGGTCTGGTAGCGGTGCCCTCGCCTCCTCGGCAGcggagaggagctccagccctcctcagggcTCGCACAGAAGTCCTTTGTCTGGCCTCTGCTGTGGGAAAAGCAGCCGGGATCGACCCAGCCATTGTTAGCTCCTTTCCAGCCTTATCCGAATTCCCACACCAGGTACTCCTCAGATACACCCTCTGGCACAAATGCAGCGGTACTTCACAAAAATACCAATaccaattttctatttttattttttcagtgtaagCTCCTATAAACTGAAAATTCCCCTTTAAGGAACTATCGCTAAGCTGAAGCAACATCTGCAGCTGCCGCCCAGTCAGGCTGAGTCCTGGAACCAGCCCCCAACTTCTAGCAAGCCCACGAAGAACCCTCCCAGCCCGGCAGTGTCTGGAGCGGGCTGCCGGGACAGCTTTAtaccagcccagctctgctgacGCCCACAGAGCCCCTTCTCCCACTGGTCCGAGACAAGATCTAACCCAAGGCGGCTGATGATGCTCTGCTCCTGAGCACCACAGGTCACCACCTACAAGGCAGAAGAGCACCCAATGAGTGAAAACCACCGGCAGGTCAGATTTGTGGCACTTCACGGCTACTTTTGGTTGCCTGTGGGCAACCAAACTATTCAGGTTTGCAATGTCTGCATCGCATATCCCAGAGCCTATTCGTGAAGACCTCTTTTAGACTTTTTTCAAGCAAAACCTCCCCGAAGTCTGCGAGACACCTGACAAATAGGATGGCTGTAAGGTCTTCAGGATTAGATCCCTGCTTAATATACATTTGCATGTTGAGCTTGGGAAATAAATAAATCGCTCGGTGAAatccaaagtggaaaaaaaggcgTTATCTTCCCTTAGCAGAGACCCTTGCAGTATCAGCTTCCCCTTCGTTTGCTCGGCCTGCTGAAAGCGCAGATCTCGGGCACACGGCTCAGGTGGGAAAGCTGGGCAATAAGATATACATTAGCACAGCACCAGCAAGCTGcaataggatcatagaatcatagcattgcctaggttggaagggacccttcagatcacAGCAGCTGCCAATATACGCTACAAATTCACACGCTTGAAGCAGTCgctaaaaaaacctcacaaaaacaaaagaaaaaccaaaaaacacctcTCCGACCAAAATAACCCCCAATTGGACTTGTCTAGATCATGTAAAATGGAGTTTTAGGCCAGCTCTGCTTGGCCCCGGCGGCACGCTGCTTGCGGATGCAAACTCACGCTCTCCTCGCTGGGAGGTTTGCCAAAGCGAAGGAGGCAGGACTGAGTTCACAGAGCAGGACATTGTCCCCCCATCGAAACCGGCAGCGGGGCAGGATTAACCTAATTTGTAGCTACCTTGGCTGGAGCGGCCGCCCATTGTTCCTCATACACGCTCTCGTGAAGCTTAGTTAAATAAACCACCGCAAAATTATACTTGAAAAGTGCGTTTCCTTAACGGGGTTCAGCTATTAGACGCTGGAGTGCTGCGGCCGTTCACCGCGGTGGTTCCTTTCCATGCAGCTTGTGGAGACCTTGGGCAgcttttggggaggaaagaggcaGCACAAGATACAGCTCTTGCTGTCAAAAAGTAAAATTCAGCCAATTTCCAAAACAGATTCTCCCAGGGCTTATTTCCAAAAGATCTCGCCTCTCCTCTCCACACATCCCAACAGCTTGACCCTAAGCCTCCAAGAAGTTAAACCCGGGTTGACGGAGGAAGACAAGCATTTCGCCTTTCGTGTTATCTTTTAATAAAAGATAGAAGGCACGAGGCTTTGCCACCACCGAGGGTAAAACCTCCGGCTGATCCGTATGTGGATCCCgtttcaaaaacaaacaacccacttGGGACTGGCGGGGAGCCAGCCTGCGGGATTGCCTTTTAAGACTCGCAGCTCAATAGGAAACCCCCGAGTATTTTGATCTGTTTTCATAACTGTAACAATTTCCATCCCTCGGCTTTGCAGCGTATTATCATTCCCTTCTTTCTAGCAAGTTAAAGAAACAGCCGGTACAAATGAAGGCAAAACAAGCACGGGTCGCTGCGGAGAAAATACGGCATTTCAAAAGAtttaggaaagacaaaaaaaaaaaaaacaaacaaaaaacccaacactaccCGTCTTAACTCCTGCCAAGAAACCATTACAGAGGATGGAGGCGCAGTGAAAGCCCCTTGAACGCTGCATTTCAACAGCAGTAACAACCACAGACCTCAGATCTATTGtgtagctttatttttatagGACCTATCATAGACTCTTTTACATAACTTAAATGATTATCAAATAATCTCCTGTACACAATGAGACCGAGCCGCACTGCTTTCCGAGCTTTGACACATTCCTGGAAGAAATCCAACGGTCTGTAGGAATCACATCGCCGCAGTGGCTACAGTACATTTTTGTCCCGAACTTATGCCATCAATTAACTTACGTAGTGCTGTAAATTGCTGTTTGCAAGATCCTGCAAGACATCATTGTTAAAATTTCAGGACACTGAGTTTTGGTAGCAGCATTTATAATTTTGCTTcactctgatgattttttttcccttgggtttttttttttttttccttgcctttgtgTCCTCAGCTGAACATCCGCCAGCACTCGGGATGCAGGCGAGCCTGGGAAACGTTTAAATGCCCCGCAAGAGCTGACCGAGTTTTACTTTTAGGCAGAAATCATTTACAAGAGGTCACGGCTGCCTTCAGGAAGAGCAGCCCCCGTCGCAACGTGGCATAAGCCAGGTCCCCCGAGCCGCCTGTGCCTCCAGCACGACAAAAACCCGACCCCTAAGGAAGGCTACGGAAAGGTAGTCACCGGCCGCtagaaaaacacctgaaaaaccCGATATTTCACATTTTATTGGCAGCGCCTCCCAAACGGCGGGAGGGGGCGGCTCGCAAGGCGGAATCCTGCGGGAGCCGTGGCTCcgggtggaggggggggacacgaggggacacacacacaaggggagcccccagccccacgcatgAGGTCCCCGCTCTCCCCCCCTCTCCCGAGCGTCCGTCAGGTCCCCGCGGGTGGGACAATGTCCCCctcgcgtcccccccccccaccccattcccTCGGGTCGGGGCGGGGGGTCCGAGCCCTCCGGCGCCTCCCTACAGCCCGGGGTACGCGGGGCGGTGGTAGCCGGGGCCGTAGTCGTAGGGCACctgcggggggggcagcgggcacTCCGGGAAGAAGGGGGCGAAGCCCGCCGGCAGCTGCCCGCCGGGCTCCTCGCCACCCGCCCCGGGgaccggctccccgccgccggggtAGAGCGGGCGCAGCCCCTCGGACGGCGCCTTcttgggggggctgcagggcccggCGGGGCTCCAGGGCGGCTCGGGGTagagcagcccccccagcagcgggTGGTGGGCGACGGGCAGCGGGGCTTCGTAGAGGCCGTGCTCCATGCCCAGCTCggcgggcaggcggggggcggcggggaaggcgTCCGGCGGGGCGGCGTGCTCGCCCAGCAGCGCGCCGTACTCGGGGGCCAGCAGCTCGAAGAACTCGGTCGCCTCCCCGCCGCTTTTCTCCGGCTCCTTGGCCCCCGGCGGCGgcccgcggggggcggcggggggcagcgccgGCTCCGTGAAGAAGGAGGGCGGCAGGTTGCGGTCCCGCAGCGGCACCTTCCgaccgccgcccccggccccgccgccgcccgccccgccgccccccgccgccccgccgccgcccgccgcctccccgccgcccgccgccgcgtcCCGGCCCTGCTGCAGGGAGCCGAAGAGGGCGGCCAGGCTCTTGCTCTGGAGGCTGCTGGCCGCCTGCGAGGcctcccggcgcggcgggggcttggcggggcaggcggcgggcggggaggcggcggcggggggcggcggagcgggcggcggcggggcggcggcggcgatgaTGCCGGTGCAGCGCTTGATCTGCTTCTGCAGGTACTTCCTATGGTTCACCTTCCGCTTGGACTTCACCGGCTTGTCCAGCGCCAGCTTGATGTTGCTGGAGGCCGAGTCGATGAAGCTCAGCAGGTCCCTGGTGGCTTCTTTAAagtcccccgcctcgcccccgccgccgccctcgtAGCCCTTCTCCAGGTCGGCATAGCCCAGGaggccgccggcggcggggaagcagaaggagaggaggtggtgggggctgAGCAGGGCGGCTGGCACGGCCATGGCCGgcggccgggcgccgccgccccgAGCTCCGCAGGGctgcgccgggcgggcgggcggcggcggcggcggggaaaaggcggcgggcgggggaggaggagggctcaggagcggggctggacccggccctccccgcctccccggcgGGCAActgggggccgggccgggccggctgcACCCACCCCCCCGGCCGGGGACaccggcagcggcggaggggcggGACGGGCATCGCTCCCGGGACGGGTACACACACCCCGGGACAGGTACACACACCCCCGGAACAGGTACACACACCCCCGGGACAGATACGCACCTCCCCGGGACGGGTACACACACCCCGGGACGGGTACACCCCCGCGGGACAGGTACACACACCCCCGGAACAGGTACACACACCCCCGGGACAGATACACACCTCCCCGGGACGGGTACACACACCCCGGGACAGGTACACACCTCCCCGGGACAGGTACACACACCCCCGGGACAGATACACCCCCGCGGGACAGGTAAATGCACACCCCAAGACTGGTACACGCACCCCCGGGTTAGGTACACAGTCCTCTGTACAGGCACACGTACCCTGGGACAGGTACTTACCCCCCAGGACTGGTACTTACCCCCACCAGGAGAGGTGCACACACACCCAGGACAGGTACACAGCCCCCGCGACAGGTACCCACACCCCCTGGGGCAGGCACACTCCCTGGGACAGGTACAGCCCCCCCGGGACGGGTACCCACACCCCCCAGGACTGCTACACTGCATCCCCCGACCAGATACACACACCCGCTCTGGACCAGGTACACAGCATCCCCCGGATCAGTGTGACCCCCGTCACTAGCGTGCAGCCACCCCCAGCGCTGTCCCCCCACCCCTACGACTCGCTCAGCGCCAGAGGTGTTCCTCTGCCCGGGGCCAGGCCCGCGGGGCTGGGTCACCTGCGGGGCTCCAGGTGCAGGGGCACGGAGACACGCTCTTGCTCGGACACCTGCCAGGATGCACGAGCCTAAATTAATTTgcaaagggatttatttttttctttctaagctcATTGCTGTGCACGTTACCCAGCATATTGTATTTTCCTAGTCGGGTCAAGTCCTGAGAAAATCCAGCGCTGTGACCCAGTAGAGATTTCAAATGACTGCGCTGCATTCAGTTAAAACTGAAGATTTTTTACTTGCATGGGTTTAGCGAAGCAGCGGTATAAATCTTCCGTATGGAAGGTAAAAAAGTAGTGAAACAGCTACTGAAAGTACTGATAACAGCTCCTGAAGCAACTATCTTCtcttttctggggggaaaaggtATTTATTTGGTTGATTTTCCTTTAGAAAACTCTTACATTTGTGCAGAAAAACCTCAACCCTTTGAGCTCTAGAtttgttttcagtgatttcaTACATCCAAATATGAATAAAGACATGTctcattttcactgaaatcaagtGAGTTTTCTTGGTCTGCATCAGTTCATTAGAAATGCAGCACTCTTGtgttggaaggaaaaaacagaaagcaaaagtctgcagaagaaaagggaaacgGCCTCCTAAGGCTGCACttagtggttaaaaaaaaaaggaaaaatcagccAAGTTCACCTCG contains these protein-coding regions:
- the FAM181B gene encoding protein FAM181B, coding for MAVPAALLSPHHLLSFCFPAAGGLLGYADLEKGYEGGGGGEAGDFKEATRDLLSFIDSASSNIKLALDKPVKSKRKVNHRKYLQKQIKRCTGIIAAAAPPPPAPPPPAAASPPAACPAKPPPRREASQAASSLQSKSLAALFGSLQQGRDAAAGGGEAAGGGGAAGGGGAGGGGAGGGGRKVPLRDRNLPPSFFTEPALPPAAPRGPPPGAKEPEKSGGEATEFFELLAPEYGALLGEHAAPPDAFPAAPRLPAELGMEHGLYEAPLPVAHHPLLGGLLYPEPPWSPAGPCSPPKKAPSEGLRPLYPGGGEPVPGAGGEEPGGQLPAGFAPFFPECPLPPPQVPYDYGPGYHRPAYPGL